One genomic segment of Synechocystis sp. LKSZ1 includes these proteins:
- the mtnA gene encoding S-methyl-5-thioribose-1-phosphate isomerase: MTLAMNAIHPVLWGADQVLLIDQNRLPQTYCQVAISDYEAMAQAIKTMVVRGAPALGIAGAYGLYLGARAIQTEELGVFLAHLEFIADTLRQTRPTAVNLSWAIEQMLNVAYTSGEDVAIVKEKLLAQAHQIREADLQTCQAIGEHGLNALPPRPEKLTILTHCNAGALATAGYGTALGVIRSAWAAGRLARVYADETRPRCQGAKLTVWECVQEGIPVTLITDSMAAHCLQQRRIDAVVVGADRIARNGDTANKIGTYSLAVLCMMHNVPFYVAAPLSTVDFRLQDGTQIPIEERDPSEIYQIGDTRLCPEGADFYNPAFDVTPAQLITAIITERGALEPSQLLTLQGE; this comes from the coding sequence CCAAAACCGTTTACCCCAAACGTACTGCCAAGTTGCTATCTCCGACTACGAGGCCATGGCTCAGGCCATTAAAACCATGGTGGTGCGGGGCGCCCCGGCCTTAGGGATTGCCGGGGCCTATGGGCTGTACCTGGGGGCCAGGGCCATTCAGACGGAAGAACTGGGGGTTTTCCTCGCCCATCTGGAATTTATTGCGGATACCCTGCGGCAGACTCGGCCTACGGCGGTTAACCTTTCCTGGGCCATTGAGCAGATGCTGAATGTTGCCTATACCAGTGGTGAGGACGTGGCCATTGTTAAAGAGAAGCTCTTGGCCCAGGCCCACCAGATCCGGGAGGCTGATCTGCAAACCTGCCAGGCCATTGGTGAGCATGGCCTCAATGCTTTACCACCCCGTCCCGAAAAATTAACTATTTTAACCCACTGCAATGCCGGGGCCTTGGCCACTGCCGGCTATGGTACGGCCCTGGGGGTAATTCGCTCGGCTTGGGCCGCTGGCCGTCTAGCTCGGGTCTATGCGGATGAAACCCGGCCCCGCTGTCAGGGCGCTAAGTTGACGGTCTGGGAATGTGTGCAGGAGGGAATTCCCGTCACGTTGATCACCGATAGTATGGCGGCCCACTGTCTGCAACAGCGACGCATTGATGCGGTAGTAGTCGGGGCCGACCGCATTGCCCGCAATGGTGATACGGCCAATAAAATTGGCACCTATAGCTTAGCGGTGCTTTGCATGATGCACAATGTACCTTTCTACGTGGCCGCTCCCCTCTCTACGGTGGACTTTCGCCTCCAGGATGGCACTCAGATTCCCATTGAAGAAAGGGATCCCAGCGAAATTTATCAGATCGGAGACACCCGCCTCTGTCCTGAGGGGGCCGATTTCTATAATCCCGCCTTCGATGTGACCCCAGCCCAACTGATCACCGCCATCATCACCGAACGAGGGGCCCTTGAACCTAGCCAACTCCTTACTCTTCAAGGTGAATGA